From the genome of Candidatus Eremiobacteraceae bacterium, one region includes:
- the ftsE gene encoding cell division ATP-binding protein FtsE: MIVFRDVGLVYPNGVHALSNVDLEIGRGEFLFLVGGSGQGKSSLLKCINREIDPTSGSVEVDGVRLLDLSPAQIPFLRRKVGVVFQDFKLLQQKTVWENVAYALQVTGASSRDVVRRVPRMLELVGIAHKAKMFPYELSGGEQQRNAIARSLVNNPLILLCDEPTGNLDPETSNEIMALLARINAKGTTVVIATHNQAVVDRMRKRVVRLSNGRIAHDQERGHYHIGLG; encoded by the coding sequence ATGATCGTCTTCAGGGACGTGGGCCTCGTCTATCCAAACGGCGTGCACGCCCTGTCCAATGTGGACCTTGAGATCGGTCGCGGTGAATTCTTGTTCTTGGTCGGAGGCTCCGGCCAGGGCAAGTCGAGCCTCCTCAAATGCATCAACCGCGAGATCGATCCCACCTCCGGCAGCGTGGAGGTCGACGGCGTCCGTCTTCTCGACCTCTCGCCGGCGCAGATCCCGTTCCTACGCCGAAAAGTCGGGGTGGTCTTCCAAGACTTCAAGTTGCTCCAGCAAAAGACGGTCTGGGAGAATGTGGCATACGCGCTGCAGGTGACGGGCGCGAGCTCGCGAGACGTGGTGCGCCGGGTGCCGCGCATGCTCGAACTCGTCGGCATCGCCCATAAGGCCAAGATGTTCCCATACGAATTGAGCGGCGGCGAGCAGCAGCGCAACGCGATCGCGCGCTCGCTCGTGAACAATCCGCTGATCCTGCTCTGCGATGAACCCACGGGTAATCTCGACCCGGAGACGTCCAACGAGATCATGGCGTTGCTCGCGCGTATCAACGCGAAGGGCACGACCGTCGTGATCGCGACCCACAATCAAGCGGTCGTGGACCGCATGCGCAAGCGCGTGGTCCGGCTTTCGAACGGCCGCATCGCGCACGATCAAGAACGAGGACACTACCATATTGGATTGGGGTAA